One segment of Streptomyces bathyalis DNA contains the following:
- a CDS encoding LysR family transcriptional regulator, translating to MELRYLSSFVAVAEELHFGRAARRLQMAQPPLSQQIRQLEKELGVQLFERSTRSVRLTSAGEAFLKPVRTVLEDIDIATRVAKAAGRGEYGRVRVGFAGASSHTTLPRLTRAVRAAHPGIELVMLGQTYANRAAARVADGTLDLGFVRLPLNRPGVEHRVIAEEELVCALPSDHPLARHERISVGDLAEEPFVSFPARTGSSLRDVTLETCEHNGFHPRIVQEAPDSYTILALVAMGVGVTLTLTSCTHIQQTGLVYRPLAGPPVVLQAALAWRTDNPSAALRSVLDVAADALPPPGSATAAGSRSDSRSGQGGGSGSD from the coding sequence GTGGAACTGCGCTACCTCTCCTCCTTCGTCGCCGTCGCCGAGGAGCTGCACTTCGGACGTGCCGCCAGGCGGCTCCAGATGGCACAGCCGCCCCTGAGCCAGCAGATCCGGCAGCTGGAGAAGGAGCTGGGAGTGCAGCTCTTCGAACGCAGCACGCGTTCGGTGCGGCTGACGAGCGCCGGCGAGGCGTTCCTCAAGCCCGTCCGCACGGTCCTGGAGGACATCGACATCGCGACGCGGGTGGCCAAGGCCGCCGGACGCGGCGAGTACGGGCGCGTCCGCGTCGGTTTCGCAGGAGCCTCCAGCCACACGACACTGCCCCGCCTCACCCGGGCGGTACGGGCGGCACACCCCGGCATCGAGCTGGTCATGCTGGGCCAGACATATGCGAACAGGGCTGCGGCACGGGTCGCCGACGGCACGCTCGACCTGGGCTTCGTACGGCTCCCGTTGAACCGGCCGGGAGTCGAGCACCGGGTGATCGCCGAGGAGGAGCTGGTGTGCGCGCTGCCCTCGGACCACCCTCTCGCCCGCCACGAGCGCATCTCCGTCGGCGATCTGGCGGAGGAGCCGTTCGTCAGCTTTCCGGCCCGCACCGGATCCAGCCTGCGCGACGTCACGCTGGAGACGTGCGAGCACAACGGCTTCCACCCGCGGATCGTGCAGGAGGCCCCGGACTCGTACACGATCCTCGCGCTGGTGGCGATGGGGGTGGGGGTCACGCTCACGCTCACCTCCTGCACGCACATCCAGCAGACCGGTCTCGTCTACCGTCCGCTGGCCGGCCCGCCCGTGGTGCTCCAGGCGGCGCTGGCATGGCGCACGGACAATCCGTCGGCGGCGCTGCGCAGCGTCCTGGACGTCGCCGCGGACGCGCTGCCGCCGCCAGGCTCCGCGACCGCCGCAGGTTCCAGGTCCGACTCCAGGTCCGGCCAGGGCGGCGGCTCGGGAAGTGATTGA
- a CDS encoding acetyl-CoA C-acetyltransferase: MSAPAPDRTDVVICHPLRTPIGRFGGALAGQRPAALAAHVISEVVARSGVDGSQVDEVILGHAYPSAEAPAIGRVAALDAGLPDSVTGIQIDRRCGSGLQAVLDAAMQIRAGFSEIVIAGGVDVMSAAPYYTHDGRWGIKGPGLQLHDALARGRVTAGGEHHPVPGGMIETAENLRREYAVSREDQDALALRSQQRAARAMEEGWFAEEIVPVTVRGRKGESTVSVDEHPRPDTTAEQLAALRPVMGKADAEATVTAGNASGQNDAAAACLVTTAATAERLGLTPMVRLISFARTGVPAKTMGIGPVGATKAALERAGLSETDLDLIELNEAFAAQVLACTRELGWTEKDHEERINVCGSGISLGHPVGATGARILTTLAHHMHRTQARYGLETMCIGGGQGLAAVFERY; the protein is encoded by the coding sequence ATGTCAGCCCCCGCGCCGGATCGCACCGATGTCGTCATCTGCCACCCCCTTCGCACGCCGATCGGACGCTTCGGCGGCGCCCTGGCAGGTCAGCGGCCCGCCGCGCTGGCGGCACACGTCATCTCGGAGGTCGTCGCGCGCAGCGGCGTCGACGGCTCGCAGGTCGACGAGGTGATCCTCGGCCACGCCTACCCGAGCGCCGAGGCCCCGGCCATCGGCCGGGTCGCCGCCCTGGACGCCGGGCTGCCGGACTCGGTCACCGGCATCCAGATCGACCGGCGCTGCGGTTCGGGGCTCCAGGCGGTGCTGGACGCCGCGATGCAGATACGGGCCGGGTTCAGCGAGATCGTGATCGCGGGCGGCGTCGACGTGATGAGCGCGGCGCCCTACTACACCCACGACGGCCGCTGGGGCATCAAGGGCCCCGGGCTCCAGCTGCACGACGCCCTCGCCCGCGGACGTGTCACGGCGGGCGGCGAGCACCACCCCGTGCCCGGCGGCATGATCGAGACGGCCGAGAACCTGCGCCGTGAGTACGCCGTCTCCCGTGAGGACCAGGACGCCCTGGCGCTGCGCTCGCAGCAGCGTGCCGCACGCGCCATGGAGGAGGGCTGGTTCGCCGAGGAGATCGTGCCCGTCACGGTGCGTGGACGTAAGGGCGAGAGCACCGTGTCCGTCGACGAACACCCGCGGCCGGACACGACGGCGGAGCAACTGGCCGCGCTGCGCCCGGTGATGGGCAAGGCCGACGCGGAGGCGACGGTCACCGCCGGCAACGCCAGCGGGCAGAACGACGCCGCCGCCGCGTGCCTGGTCACCACGGCCGCGACGGCCGAGCGCCTCGGCCTGACTCCCATGGTGCGGCTGATCTCCTTCGCACGTACGGGAGTTCCCGCGAAGACGATGGGGATCGGGCCGGTGGGCGCGACCAAGGCGGCCCTGGAGCGGGCCGGGCTCTCGGAGACCGATCTGGACCTGATCGAGCTCAACGAGGCCTTCGCCGCTCAAGTCCTCGCCTGCACACGCGAGTTGGGATGGACGGAGAAGGACCACGAGGAGCGGATCAACGTGTGCGGCTCCGGCATCTCACTGGGCCACCCCGTGGGCGCCACCGGAGCGCGGATCCTCACGACGCTGGCGCACCACATGCACCGCACACAGGCGCGGTACGGACTGGAGACCATGTGCATCGGCGGCGGGCAGGGTCTCGCCGCGGTCTTCGAGCGCTATTGA
- a CDS encoding MFS transporter: MSASLAQEQRRTANRAGFGAFIGSTIEWFDFYIYGTASALVFDKVFFPELEGAIGTLVAFATFWVGFLARPLGGIVFGHIGDRVGRKNTLIITLLLMGVSTTLIGVLPGYASIGVAAPVLLVTIRMIQGIGLGGEWGGSVLIASEHAPKGKSVLYGAFAQQGSPVGNTLSTVAFLAVSALPEPEFLSWGWRIPFLASALLVVVGLFLRMKVTESPAMAKLIEDRGVAKLPLKEVLRTCPGLIALGIGACTIGLSATYFKSTFALSWATSSLDFDRSSFLTIILVANVTQIVVQPFGAVLATRMGNWSRAVSIMLLPELVLMPLMFILIGTENYWLAMLGVSVATVPHCLYYAALAGMLASRFPANVRYTGISLCYQLCGTLLGGTTPVVGQFLLNRTGSITAVICYAVLQVLLTLGCMLLLLKRPDHDRPSQETQETEAGPPSRAVTGQVTV, from the coding sequence ATGAGCGCCTCGCTCGCTCAGGAGCAGAGAAGGACCGCGAACCGCGCAGGATTCGGAGCCTTCATCGGCTCCACCATCGAGTGGTTCGACTTCTACATCTACGGAACCGCCTCTGCCCTCGTCTTCGACAAGGTCTTCTTCCCCGAACTCGAGGGCGCCATCGGCACGCTGGTCGCCTTCGCCACGTTCTGGGTGGGCTTCCTCGCCCGCCCGCTGGGCGGAATCGTCTTCGGGCACATCGGCGACCGGGTCGGCCGCAAGAACACCCTGATCATCACGCTGCTGCTGATGGGTGTCTCCACCACCCTGATCGGCGTGCTGCCCGGCTACGCCTCCATCGGAGTCGCCGCTCCCGTCCTGCTGGTCACGATCCGCATGATCCAGGGCATCGGGCTGGGCGGTGAATGGGGCGGCTCCGTCCTGATCGCCTCCGAGCACGCGCCCAAGGGCAAGTCGGTCCTCTACGGTGCCTTCGCGCAGCAGGGTTCCCCGGTCGGCAACACCCTCAGCACGGTTGCCTTTCTCGCCGTGAGCGCGCTCCCGGAGCCCGAATTCCTCAGCTGGGGCTGGCGGATACCGTTCCTCGCCTCCGCCCTGCTCGTCGTCGTGGGCCTCTTCCTGCGCATGAAGGTCACAGAATCCCCGGCGATGGCCAAGCTGATCGAGGACCGGGGCGTCGCGAAGCTGCCGCTGAAGGAGGTGCTGCGCACCTGCCCGGGCCTCATCGCGCTCGGTATCGGCGCCTGCACCATCGGGCTGTCGGCGACCTACTTCAAGTCGACGTTCGCGCTCTCGTGGGCGACGTCCAGCCTTGATTTCGACCGCAGTTCGTTCCTCACGATCATCCTGGTCGCGAACGTCACGCAGATCGTGGTGCAGCCCTTCGGTGCCGTGCTCGCCACCCGGATGGGCAACTGGTCGCGCGCGGTGAGCATCATGCTGCTGCCCGAACTGGTCCTGATGCCGCTGATGTTCATCCTGATCGGCACGGAGAACTACTGGCTGGCGATGCTCGGCGTCTCCGTGGCGACGGTCCCGCACTGCCTGTACTACGCGGCGCTGGCCGGCATGCTGGCCAGCCGCTTCCCCGCGAACGTCCGCTACACCGGCATCTCTCTGTGCTACCAGCTGTGCGGCACGCTGCTCGGCGGAACCACTCCCGTCGTCGGACAGTTCCTGCTGAACCGTACGGGCTCGATCACCGCGGTGATCTGCTACGCGGTCCTTCAGGTGCTCCTCACCCTGGGCTGCATGCTGTTGCTGCTCAAGC